A genomic region of Candidatus Pseudomonas phytovorans contains the following coding sequences:
- a CDS encoding AraC family transcriptional regulator yields the protein MARPRVRLGDLSVGFVQPLTEALRELGHNPGALLSRYGLDVPRLAEAGARLSIPRYMHLGHAAIELSGEPALGLHMGRLSRLAHAGLAGVTAAQAPTLGEAARTLLRFEPLYAANYRGHSSFEEDAQGAWLRFYSISPYNAYNRFVVDSLLAGWLAQLADLAGMPVQAERLDIEFPAPAYAARYQVLCSSTVQFAAEGNQLRLNRTTLQLTNPRHCPSTWQHLLQLCETQMQQLTRVRSLGERITHLLGPLLNGGREPDLEEVALHLQMPTWTLRRKLAEEGTRFRDLLNETRRDLAETYIRDTELAFGEIAYLLGFASAEAFQRAFKRWTGLTPGEFRRSQRRAS from the coding sequence ATGGCCCGCCCCCGCGTGCGCCTGGGCGACCTCTCGGTAGGCTTTGTCCAGCCGCTGACCGAGGCACTGCGCGAACTGGGGCATAACCCCGGGGCCCTGCTGAGCCGCTATGGGCTGGATGTGCCACGCCTTGCCGAGGCTGGCGCACGCTTGTCGATTCCCCGTTACATGCACTTGGGCCACGCAGCCATCGAGCTGAGCGGTGAGCCCGCACTGGGCCTGCATATGGGGCGCCTCAGCCGCCTTGCGCATGCCGGCCTGGCCGGGGTCACCGCCGCCCAGGCGCCGACCCTGGGCGAAGCGGCGCGCACCCTGCTGCGTTTCGAGCCACTGTACGCGGCCAACTACCGTGGCCATTCCAGCTTTGAGGAAGATGCCCAGGGCGCCTGGTTGCGCTTCTACTCGATCAGCCCCTACAACGCCTACAACCGTTTCGTGGTCGACTCGCTGCTCGCCGGGTGGCTGGCACAGCTTGCCGATCTGGCGGGTATGCCGGTACAGGCCGAACGCCTGGACATCGAATTTCCCGCCCCCGCCTATGCTGCGCGTTATCAGGTGCTGTGCAGTTCGACTGTACAATTTGCGGCCGAGGGCAACCAGCTGCGGCTAAACCGCACAACCCTGCAGCTGACCAACCCCAGGCATTGCCCAAGCACCTGGCAGCATCTGTTGCAGCTGTGCGAGACACAAATGCAGCAACTTACGCGGGTGCGCAGCCTGGGCGAGCGCATTACTCACCTGCTGGGCCCGCTGCTCAATGGCGGCCGTGAACCAGACCTGGAAGAAGTGGCGCTGCACCTGCAAATGCCAACCTGGACACTGCGCCGCAAGCTGGCCGAGGAAGGCACGCGCTTTCGCGACTTGCTCAATGAAACACGGCGCGACCTGGCCGAGACCTATATCCGTGATACAGAGCTGGCCTTTGGCGAGATTGCGTACTTGTTGGGGTTCGCTTCGGCCGAAGCCTTCCAGCGCGCGTTCAAACGCTGGACGGGCCTTACGCCTGGGGAGTTCCGACGCAGCCAGCGGCGGGCGAGTTAA
- a CDS encoding MerR family DNA-binding protein, which translates to MAFIQGAQSGGFTLAELADILAAKRGNTIDCAQGAAMVAGKMAEIRAKIGALQATYDLLEGERARLVASAIATGLTIPEFICAGA; encoded by the coding sequence CTGGCTTTCATCCAGGGTGCTCAGAGCGGTGGTTTCACGCTCGCCGAGCTCGCTGACATCCTGGCCGCCAAACGGGGTAATACGATCGATTGTGCGCAGGGCGCGGCCATGGTCGCCGGCAAAATGGCGGAAATTCGGGCGAAGATCGGCGCGCTGCAAGCCACGTATGATCTTCTCGAGGGCGAGCGTGCCAGGCTCGTGGCCAGTGCCATTGCCACCGGTCTGACAATCCCTGAATTCATTTGCGCCGGCGCCTGA
- a CDS encoding arsenic transporter, whose amino-acid sequence MPLSESTLLIWTVAVLATCGVILRPWRIPEYVWAMGGALLLVSLGLITPRRALAAVAEGSDVYLFLIGMMVLAELARQEQLFDWLARYAVQHARGSGQRLFDLVFMVGTLVTVFLSNDATAVVLTPAVYAACKAAKAEPLPYLFICAFIANAASFVLPISNPANLVVFGSQMPPLLDWLRQFSLPSLAAISLTYLVLRLTQRRQIRQPLALNVDTQPMTAGARLCAVGIVLTGALLLGASALDRALGLPTFCAGVTTTALIHLRQRRSPMPVMRHVAWGVLPLVAGLFILVEAVAQTGLIVRLAQALAGLSAQAPVTASWVGGVGVAIASNLMNNLPAGLIAGSMGSLVALPQQTTAALLIGVDLGPNLSITGSLATLLWLVAIRREGEHVSAWRFLCLGMLVMPPALAAALLALWA is encoded by the coding sequence ATGCCTCTCAGCGAAAGCACGTTGCTCATCTGGACGGTGGCCGTGCTGGCCACCTGCGGCGTCATTCTGCGCCCATGGCGTATCCCGGAATACGTATGGGCCATGGGCGGTGCATTGCTGCTCGTAAGCCTTGGCCTGATCACGCCCCGCAGGGCATTGGCTGCAGTAGCCGAGGGCAGCGATGTGTACCTGTTCCTGATCGGCATGATGGTGCTGGCCGAACTCGCCCGCCAGGAGCAGCTGTTCGACTGGCTGGCACGCTACGCGGTCCAGCATGCCCGGGGCTCTGGGCAACGGCTGTTTGATCTGGTGTTCATGGTGGGCACGCTGGTCACGGTATTCCTGTCCAACGACGCGACGGCGGTGGTGTTGACCCCAGCGGTGTATGCCGCGTGCAAGGCTGCCAAGGCAGAGCCCTTGCCCTACCTGTTCATTTGCGCCTTCATCGCCAACGCCGCCAGTTTTGTGTTGCCTATTTCCAACCCGGCCAACCTGGTGGTCTTCGGTAGCCAGATGCCGCCACTGCTGGACTGGCTGAGGCAGTTCAGCCTGCCGTCGCTGGCGGCCATCAGCCTGACCTACCTGGTACTGCGGCTGACCCAGCGCCGGCAGATCCGCCAGCCGCTGGCGCTCAACGTAGACACCCAGCCGATGACCGCCGGTGCGCGCCTGTGTGCAGTGGGCATCGTGCTCACTGGCGCCTTGCTGCTGGGCGCCTCGGCGCTGGACCGGGCGCTGGGCCTGCCCACATTCTGTGCCGGCGTTACGACCACGGCGCTGATCCACCTGCGGCAACGCCGCAGCCCGATGCCAGTGATGCGCCATGTGGCGTGGGGCGTCCTGCCTTTGGTGGCAGGCCTGTTCATACTGGTCGAAGCGGTCGCCCAGACAGGACTGATCGTACGCCTTGCCCAGGCACTGGCCGGGCTGTCTGCACAGGCGCCGGTCACCGCCAGCTGGGTTGGCGGCGTAGGCGTAGCGATTGCCAGCAACCTGATGAACAACTTGCCGGCGGGGCTGATAGCCGGGTCGATGGGTTCGCTGGTGGCCCTGCCACAGCAGACCACTGCGGCGTTGCTGATTGGTGTCGACCTGGGGCCGAACCTGTCGATTACCGGGTCATTGGCCACTCTGCTCTGGCTGGTGGCAATCCGCCGCGAGGGCGAGCATGTCAGCGCGTGGCGCTTCCTGTGCCTCGGCATGTTGGTGATGCCTCCGGCGCTGGCGGCAGCCCTGTTGGCACTATGGGCGTGA
- a CDS encoding DUF2242 domain-containing protein, which translates to MTRSSVFGALGLALVLAGVTGCSSKKTTVYEHENFDDSGTFSRSFPVSDAGSCEAARRALLSQGYIITNSGANQVVGNKSFQQNSENHLQISFNVTCAPDVSDEQRSTMFANALQDRYALKKSNTSASLGVGVLGSVSMPIGSSDDSMVKVASETVTAAQFYDRYFALVESYLPKPKPKKIEKAKVEAPKVQKPAVELGLPEQAAASPIAPAPAPEAAPVAQAAPEPAAAAPASEAAATSVVDDSQGSQPVAPPVEAAPIQVQQDAQPAEAASPSL; encoded by the coding sequence ATGACCAGATCTTCCGTCTTTGGTGCGCTCGGGCTGGCCCTGGTGCTGGCGGGGGTGACCGGTTGTTCCTCGAAAAAAACCACCGTGTACGAACACGAGAACTTCGATGACTCGGGCACCTTCTCGCGCAGCTTTCCGGTGAGCGATGCCGGCTCTTGCGAGGCCGCCCGGCGTGCCTTGCTCAGCCAGGGCTACATCATCACCAACAGCGGCGCCAACCAGGTGGTGGGCAACAAGAGCTTCCAGCAGAACAGCGAGAACCACCTGCAGATCAGCTTCAACGTGACCTGTGCGCCGGATGTGAGCGACGAACAGCGCTCGACCATGTTCGCCAACGCCCTGCAGGACCGTTATGCGCTGAAAAAGTCCAACACCTCCGCCAGCCTGGGCGTGGGGGTGCTGGGTTCGGTATCGATGCCGATCGGCTCCAGCGACGACTCGATGGTCAAGGTGGCCAGCGAAACGGTGACTGCAGCGCAGTTCTATGACCGCTATTTCGCCCTGGTAGAGAGCTACCTGCCAAAACCCAAGCCTAAGAAGATAGAAAAGGCCAAGGTCGAGGCGCCCAAGGTCCAGAAGCCGGCGGTCGAGCTGGGGTTGCCTGAACAGGCAGCTGCGAGCCCGATTGCACCTGCTCCGGCTCCGGAAGCCGCACCTGTGGCGCAAGCCGCCCCTGAGCCTGCGGCGGCTGCTCCGGCCAGTGAGGCCGCCGCGACGTCGGTGGTGGATGACAGCCAGGGTTCGCAGCCGGTGGCGCCACCAGTTGAGGCGGCACCGATCCAGGTGCAGCAGGATGCCCAGCCAGCCGAGGCTGCGTCCCCCTCGCTTTGA